The Hevea brasiliensis isolate MT/VB/25A 57/8 chromosome 9, ASM3005281v1, whole genome shotgun sequence nucleotide sequence tatttagtcaattttgcaattttcacttttcttagtttaatttttggaatttatttgttttgtagggtaaatttggagaaatttgatgtattttgatcagagtagccatttggaggagattaaagtcgaattgcaaaaattttgaagttgagtaaaaaatggccgagagcgacacaacctgcagcacaaccgaattagcttatgtcacaagttgtgtcgatcgtcagatattcaggccgagagctacacaacccgcgacacaacccacgacacaactgactcggcttatgtcatttttactggaaaagagagcaagggaggcatttttggaaggatagaaagagagaaagagaggagcttgttctgcatttttccagcagtagcaaggatcacgtttctgcacttttctgcagcagaTCCTTCTgcatttttcttggtttttctaccccttagcttacatttccattatttcttcatttatacatttgggtttgtcttaaaactatgaatagtgagtagttgattgagattctagagatgggtttgtaaatattgatttgtattgtggttttgaactgatttagccatttaaatgggatttgttacattttgatttattgcttgtgagcttgttgccttgcttgatgaatgggccctcattaagttaagctttaatccttaatagatggactgaaaagtgaatattagggatagataatcttgcaataaactttattttcttagataatcttgcaataaactttattttcttggtgttagagataagctaagaagattaaggggaactttccaaaaatcaattagagctttaaatgggtatttgttaggtttgaaataccgtgaaaatagggtttgatttaatgaaaaccaactttgagatgcttgaaaaaggtttcaaaaatttaagaattgatttccctcaaaattgcaattctcatgtgtttggctaaattagggataaaccacatgcaaacaatattgaaaaatctaatctctagaatcactttattttttattgaatttagatttaattcctctcaaatttcataaatagaaatttcaaattaatttttggtaatctagtttaattaattttagttaattgtttgatttagttttaatttctcaaataccaattttaattccaaatttcattttacatctttaatttttgtcattctaattagcttatacttttatttccaatttaagcacaattccctgtgggatcgatatcattttttaaaactatactactgtgacccgtgcacttgcggacacaccgtatcaagcttcccatagacactaagaacaccaaaatccatcgagcgatttgtccaatttttgtccggaaagttttagttcatttcgacttttgggctagatttctcgcaaaccgtaaaCCTCACTAAAAAACTGAAAGTACCAGAGCGcgccactcgtcgagagcttcgcggcaatataaattttgaaatttttagacaccgttttttggtgggtctcaCGAAACTTCTTAGTGTTTTTCCgaatattaaatgagcttagaaaatttcataaaaattatatactaacccccgtgttgtgggcttcgtgtaggtaccttcaattcaagaaaattcgacagttcgccttggtctgtgaattttcggccagacagatcggctaccaaaaaagtcttggaattgaattgagattttggctaccccaccattgtcagacgcctCGAGCGCATTTCCTAGATCGAAAtcagcataggtaaactcgaacctcactctttcttaattttctagtgcttgaatgggattaaaaatccataaaatattcgtggtagctcagaaaattatgattccttttgcactagcttagtaatgatgctaaggaccgcggggcaaagttttagaatttttagagcttatttggatagtttttgcaaaaatggtcaattataatgactaaactataattttacatattggaTACTGCTAGAGCTTTAAGACTTCAAGCAAAATTGCCAAAAAAATTCTAGTTTGAATGTGTGCTTAGTGCTACATATTTGATCAATAGATTGCCTGTTCAACAATTTCAATGGGTTAGTCCTTATGAGAGATTATATGGTAGGCCTCCTGAATATGATCACTTAAGAGTTGTTGGGTGTTTGTGTTATGCAACTAATCTTTCACGTTATAAGGATAAGTTTGTAGAAAGGTCTATTAGGTCTGTATTTCTTGGTTATTCAGGGAGCCATAAGGGGTATAGGCTTAACACTGGGGATATATTTGTGAGTAGGCATGTTATTTTCTTTGAATCAATTTTCCCCATTAAAGATACTTTGTCTTCTGAGTCAGTTTCTATTCCTGTTCCTATCTTTGATTCTCCTTCCTCTACTAATTCTCCAGTCAATTCTCCAAATATTTCCTCTCCAGTTAATGAGTCAGTCCTAGAACATAATTCTATTAATTCTTCTTCACCGTCCTTTGAATCACTAACACATTCTTCCCTTGAACATGTTACTTATGTTCTTCTTAGAAGGTCTTCCAGGCAAGTACATAAACCTAGTTGGCCTAAAGATTTTGTTAATTTAGCTACATCAGCTTCCTCTTCTAGTCCACTTGCTTATGCATCTTCATTCATTACATCACATTCTCATTCAGGTATTGTTTTTCCTATATAGTTTACTCCTTCCTACCACACTTATATGTGTAATGTGTTTATAATTCATAAACCTTCTACATATGCTCAAGCATCAACAAatgcaaaccggattgaagctATGCAGCAAGAGTTGTTAGCTTTGGAAAAAAATAACACTTGGGAGTTGACTATGTTACCTAAAGGGAAAAAGGCAATAGGATCTAAGTGGGTTTATAAGGTTAAATGTAAGCCCAATGGAGAGGTGGACAGATTTAAAGCCCGTTTGGTAGCAAAAGGTTACAATCAGGTTGAGGGTTTGGATTACAAAGATAGATTCTCACCTATTGGAAAGTTAACTACAATGAGAATTTTTAGTGCCTTAGCAACAGCAAAGAGATGGCCAATTTTTCAATTAGATATTAATAATGCATTCTTGGAATGCTATTTAGATGAGGAAGTTTACATGCTTCCTCCACAAGGCTATATGAAAGCACAACCTGGTCAAGTATGTTTGTTGAAAAGGTTCTTGTATGGACTCAAACAAGCTTCAAAACAGTGGAATCTAGAATTCACAACATTTCTCAAAGGTTTGGGATTTCAATAGTCTCAACATGGTAATTGTCTTTTCACTAAGCCTACTTCAACTTTCTTTTTAGCCTTGCTTATATATGTTGATGATGTGATTTTGATTGGCACTTCTATTGATGAGATCACGGTTGTTAAAGAGGCCCTTCCCTCTAAGTTCACTATTAAGGATCTAGGCTACTTGAAGTATTTCTTGGGGTTGGAAGTGGCTAGATCAGAACATGGCATTattattagttaaaaaaaaatttatagctGATGTTCTGGCAAATGTAGGAATGTCTCATTGTAAACCTGCATTTTCCCCTTTACCAAAGGGTCTTCATCTTTCTCTTGATACTGGTGAACTTCTTCCAAATGGTGATGTTTACAGGAGATTGATTGGGAGACTATTATATGTTAATATCACTAGACCAGACATCAGTCATGCTGTCCAGCACCTTAGTCAATTCATGACTATTCCTCGCAAGCCTCATTGGGAGGCAGCCATGCATGTTCTTAGATATTTGAGGTCTTCTCCTTCACAAGGGCTATATTTTCCAGTAGAGAATGATTTAAAGCTCACTGCATATTATGATGCAGATTGGGCTTCTTGCTCCTTTTCTAGAAAATCTTTAACAGgtttttgtattttcttgggcCATTCTCTAGTTTCTTGGAAGACTAAGAAGCAATCTACAATTTCTAAGTCTTCTGCTGAAGCAGAATATAAGGCTATGGCCTCTACAGTTTGCGAGTTGCTTTGGGTGACTTATATCTTAAAAGATTTGTAGGTTCCTATTCATTTCCCAGTAAGTCTTAAGTGTGATAACAAGGCAGCTTTACACGTTGCTGCTAATCCTGTTTTCCATGAAAGAACAAAGCACATTGATATTGATTGCCATATTGTAAGGGATCAGCTACAAAAAGGCTTCATATCTCCTTCTTATGTTTCTTCTCAATTGCAGCTGGCAGACATTTTTACTAAGCCATTGTCCACTGATCTTCATTAACAATTTATATCCAAGTTGAATCTGGTTTCCTTACCAGATCCCACTTGAGGGGGGGTGGGATGTAGAGTATTGTAGAGTATAGTTGTTGATGTATTGTTAATGGGTTGTAACATTAATGTTGGGCTTAGTAGTGCATGTATTAGTGAGACTATAAAAACTTTTGTACAgaggattattttttttttttgtgaaatgatatttttCTCTTCTACTTTCCTAAATTGTACAAAAGCCATCAAAACCTTGTAATGGTGATACCACGACCCCCAATTTTTCTGAATGTTTCATGACAAATGTTTTCCATATACTTGGAACTCGCTATAAATAAGAGCAGCTCCTTCAGACTAACCAAAAATAGAGAAGAGCAAAACACTAAATTAAAGAAATGCTGCAAAATCAGCAGATTGCGATACACCATGCGAAGCTATCAGCAACTGAGTTTGCTTCTCCAGGGATATGGCTAACTGAAATAATTTGCAAAGCCTTTAGACAATTAGTGATGAAGCTCATAGTTAAGACCAATTTCCCTGGAGCTTTTCAACCCAAGAAACTGCATTCCAGTGAGTTTAGAGATAAAAATTGAGCATTGAAAATGCATAAATTGAGTAcagaaaatatatttatttatttatttagagaTATAAATTAATCCAAGTGAGTGTAGAGTtgaaatatacatatatatcGAAAAATAAGTTGAAATATTAATTAGCAGCAGGCAAAGCAACAGATCCTAGCGATCGAGGACTTGAACCGGCTTCCAGGCATTTAACATTCTATAAAGTATGTCTATCAGTATAGGGAAAAGTACTTGAAATTCTTCATGTTGGAAGATTATAGTTTATCACGAAAAGTGCGATCTATATATTCTCTTCCATGAGATATCTTTACCTTTATTTTTAATCTCCCCGATGCCACCAACCGGGGCCGAAAGTATTTATCTTCTGCAAATATACTAAaatgtattaattaataattaaattattcttCTTATATATTCCAACACAGACAATtttgaattatatataatttatatctaTTACTGTATGCAACTTGTTCATAGCACAACGAGTCGCCATCAAACAAATCATAAGTGGCATTTTCTTAtccaaataaatattttaaagaactttctatttttcttttttttttttgtatttttaataatttttttggaATCATTAACGGATTAAACAATGCAATCCCACCACCCCCTCTCCAGTCCTTATAAATAAGGCCTGATGAATCTCAGAGTATACCGTAGCTCAATACACACAAACAAAGCTTCCTTATTTACTTGCCTAGTTTTGTTTTTATCTTTCTCTCAAGAACCCCTGGGTAGGTAGCTTAATTTCTTTCTTTGTTCTAGCGATCGCCACACTTTGTTAGctgtatagaaaaaaaaaaaagaattgtttcattaatttgtcatcgaAACCAAACAGAGTTTTTGCAATGGATAGGGTGAGAGACTTGGCATCGACAAGGGCTGCAGTTATCTTCACCAAGAGCTCATGTTGCATGTGCCATAGCATCAAGACACTTTTTTACGAACTTGGTGCAAGCCCTGCAATTCACGAGCTCGACCGCGACGCCAATGGAAGGGAAATGGAGGGGGCTTTGAGAGGCCTGGGATGTAATCCCTCAGTCCCGGCTGTGTTCATAGGAGGAAAATATGTAGGCTCCGCAAAAGATGTCTTATCCCTGCACTTGGAAGGCTCACTGAAGCAAATGCTCATAGATGCCAAGGCAATTTGGTTCTAGTACCTTATCTGAAGCAACTATAATATTACTACTTTCATGTTTATGTTGAGAACAATGATGCATTAAGGGCTTTCCATTTTGTTTTTCCTCCTGACtacattgtatgcaaaatgtaatAATATACTCTTATCAAAATAGACTATAGAGTTCCGATTATATGAACTTGTTAACCTAGTGCAGCTCTTGATAACCTTGCCGGATTAATTATTGCTTAGCTAGCGATTAGGCATGCATTAACTCAAATACTCGAAATCATATATCATGCTCTAGGTTCACTAAGAATTTCACCGAGACCAGGCAGAATTCTCCCTTAAGATTCTAGCAGAACTAATTACTCCTACAGATGCTAAGCCACAGAGTAGAATAAAGTTCTTTCACAATGTTGTTTCATTTGCTCCTGACAAGTAATAATCAGAAATATTCTAACAGAGATTTTTCCACTACGATTGCTACAGTGATACCCTGAACCGAAGATTGCAACAGTTTGCAGAACTTCCTCTTCACAACCATCAACTCATAGAaagagttatttatttatttattctctcCCCTTCCATTCCCCTTGCGTCTAAGTTTTAAGTTCTAACTTGCTAAACAAAGACAATATAGTGGTTGATtggtcttgtcaatgcattattaaTTAGTACAATTACAAGCTTCTaagcttttttattttctttttatttttttatggtgaTCAAGACTTTTGCATATTAGCTAATTTAGGGGAGGCACATAAAGGTGATTCTAGAACTTTTTATGCTTCCCATTCCCATATGTATTCTTCCATATCCAAAAGCCAAAAACTTTTTCCATGTGCGTTGTATGCTCAGGCTAAGAATATGACAcgcatgcatatatatatatatatatatatatatatatatatatatatatataggcacaTACCTAGACAAGCATAAAAAAATCATGCACATAATGTACGTTTGTTGGTATGATCATATAAAGAAATGTAGGATAAGACACAGAGACTTTAAGCATATGTATGCTGAAGACTCGTGTCTGCAGTCACTGTAATCCTGAAGGCTCGTGTGTGCTTTACAGAAATAAAGCAGCTAGGCCTGTTCAAGGAAGGAGCAAAACCAGCAAtgtccggtattcttttcaagaaGAATTTGCATTTCTGCACGTGTGGGGATTCATCTTGTTCATCCCCACGTGAGAAATCACTCACAGGATaagagtgtatatatatatatatatatatatatatatatatatatatatatatatatatatgcagtgCTATATAGAATGAATTAGAGCCTCCCTTGCTCACATGGCTAATTATTAGATACACCCGGTACAAAAAAATAGTACTTCATCTCtcataaaaaaaagtaaaaaaaaagtaGACTCTCTTTATGACATGATATGGGGAGTGTGTCCCACATAATTATATGAGAGATAGTGCATGCACACCGTATACACCTAATAATTTCTCCTCCCACACATCCTTGTGCGCGCGCACGTACTAGAATGAAGGAATCCTGCAAGCTGGTGGGCACAACACGAAGAATTGCTGCAGCCACCGAAAGCCATCTCATTCCCAAAggattcaaagaaggtgattgtGAGAATCTGGAAAAATTGACTAGccttttgagatttttttttcctcCCTACATTGGTTGTGCTGCCTATTTTCTTAAAATCTGCACAAGTCTGAACTAACGGTCAATAGGATGTACCACCCTGGAAGCATTgctaatttcaagttttgatactTCCATCTTGTAGAATAAGGAAGAAAATAGTCCTAAGAAATAGCTACGCTTATAGAAATCGATGTGAAAACTTGGAAAGAAAGGGTGcagattttttattttattttattttttttttctagtttgCAACTTGCTCACCCATGGTAGCACAGTAGTCTCTATCTTTAAATGTAACTTTCATCAACTTGGGCATCTAAGTAACAAAGTTCCTCTACTTTTGAGTTATGTTCTTGTTCAAACAAAGGACTATACTCCATACTAAAGTTGTCCCTATAAATAGTCTAGCATTAGGGCATAAGTTCAAACAACCTTGAGCTTTAAaactcctcttctctctctctctctctttctctgtctCTCTCTTAATTGCCAGCCCACTTTCCTTTTTAAGACCTTCGATCTTCACATAACCATCGGATCGAATTCTCTCTCAAAATTCGGTCTGATAGTGTTGAGGTTCTGAATAAACTCTAAGCAAAGGCAAaggacttctctctctctctctctgtgtgtgtATTAACACGAGATTAAGGAAAGATTTCTAATCAGGATTTGTGAACATGGAAAAGGTGATGGGACTGGCCTCAGAGAAGGGGGTAGTGATATTCAGCAAGAGCTCCTGTTGCATGTGTTATGCAGTCAAAATACTATTTCAAGGAATTGGAGTGGACCCTTTGGTTTATGAGATTGACCAAGACCCTGAAGGCAGGGAAATGGAAAGAGCTCTCATGAGAATGGGGTGTACTGCTCCTGTACCAGCTGTGTTCATTGGTGGAAAGCTGATAGGATCTACCAATGAAATCATGTCCCTCCATCTAAGTGGCACACTCATTCAAATGCTCAAGCCATACCAGGCTTTATCTTAAATTCACTACTTAATTATTCACTCTCCAAGTAATAAAATTGGCTCGATCGATTTAGTAGTCTAGTGTTCTCTGTATTAATTAGTATGTGTAGTTGTTTGTGTTATGTATTTCTTAGCTTTTCATTAGCTAATGTATACTGTGTTCTCTTCTGTTAATGAAGTTAGCTTTATGTACTTCCTTTTTCTGTTTCTTCAATACAGAATTTCACCATTTCTTTTAAACATCCACCACATTAATTTTGAAGGAAAGAAGCAATAATTTAGACcagaaaaataaggaacaactttaattcaATTCTTCAAGGGCAATATATTGCCAATCCATGGCCTAAAGACTT carries:
- the LOC110657969 gene encoding glutaredoxin-C11-like, with product MDRVRDLASTRAAVIFTKSSCCMCHSIKTLFYELGASPAIHELDRDANGREMEGALRGLGCNPSVPAVFIGGKYVGSAKDVLSLHLEGSLKQMLIDAKAIWF
- the LOC110657995 gene encoding monothiol glutaredoxin-S9, which translates into the protein MEKVMGLASEKGVVIFSKSSCCMCYAVKILFQGIGVDPLVYEIDQDPEGREMERALMRMGCTAPVPAVFIGGKLIGSTNEIMSLHLSGTLIQMLKPYQALS